In Thiospirochaeta perfilievii, a single window of DNA contains:
- a CDS encoding TetR/AcrR family transcriptional regulator, with translation MGRTELTPKERARRLNIILEASKTIFLKKGYFKTTMEDIAIESGLSRRTMYLYFKNKDELSYEIVLRAFKSLEKMVKESSLSNRCGLDRLRDVSQGYLNYYKTNFADLTFTMFFDFKINTNILGESQIKECLFLISEIINTIDDCLKIGIEDGSIRNTISDTRKSAIAIINIIHATMQKLAVRRDILETASTYSANDLIYEMFDIFFNSIKS, from the coding sequence ATGGGACGAACAGAATTAACACCAAAAGAACGGGCTAGAAGATTGAATATTATCCTAGAGGCTTCAAAAACGATATTCCTTAAAAAAGGGTATTTTAAGACTACTATGGAAGATATCGCAATTGAATCTGGTTTAAGCAGAAGGACTATGTATCTCTATTTTAAAAATAAGGATGAGTTATCCTACGAGATAGTATTAAGAGCATTTAAGAGTTTAGAGAAGATGGTAAAAGAGTCTTCCCTCTCTAATAGGTGTGGTTTAGATAGATTAAGGGATGTAAGCCAGGGCTACTTAAACTATTACAAAACAAATTTTGCAGATTTAACATTTACTATGTTTTTTGACTTTAAAATTAATACCAATATTTTAGGAGAGTCCCAGATAAAAGAGTGTCTCTTCCTAATTAGTGAGATTATTAATACAATTGATGACTGTTTAAAAATTGGAATAGAGGATGGCTCAATTCGTAATACTATTAGTGATACACGGAAAAGTGCCATAGCCATAATAAATATTATTCATGCTACAATGCAAAAACTTGCAGTTCGTAGGGATATTCTCGAAACAGCATCTACCTACTCTGCAAATGATCTTATATATGAGATGTTTGATATATTCTTTAATTCAATAAAATCATAA
- a CDS encoding methyl-accepting chemotaxis protein: MRLNSEYPEFRLKVVLTSIIVISASLALTTLSSNLTMGLMHGIVNKERLGISLIKESLLYGLLPGTIIGVILNKYLKPFHDTTYKIFNKEELDTNERDRAIKIITRLNSVIIIMNIFVYLISFIVNLITSPFVLNSFIVSLLYTLSTAAIFSVIEYNIINMSIYKAKSLLKIYTIESSPRKMPIHRKNVILITSLTVFISLTLIDASKMIYTSEMMYEELLHKVVKGDLTLNEARRNYIEETAQFLQVDKSIITFPYDFTKDTKPSVTPIYIIYFFQLLIVTIIFQYTSSLFQRKQLQNLNSKMKEISMGNGDLTKQVEILDYDEVGELTDTINNFLGGLRSLLKEVKNLGSNVKQSANVIKNVLITTEDSTYNIVAANEQTSKSTKDQIEIANETTNNLKEMLESVEQIAQNIETQASFVEQTSSSINEMAANIESVNQTTRSANDLSNNLVTVANKGGEAVNQSIVAVKRVEEFSDEIIQMVSVITNIADKTNLLAMNAAIEAAHAGESGKGFAVVAQEVRKLAEDSSGSAKQISDHIKKMISLVNNGVELSEGAGKALNIVGVDVKHTSQLIDEVSLAMSEQSAGTNEVLGAITSLMDSTQSIREITKLQQSKNVIMNSSIEGLQNSFKQIEQASLEQSNGTKNIQNSVKELKRVILQNEEATNDLEKLLEGFIL; the protein is encoded by the coding sequence ATGAGATTAAACAGTGAATATCCGGAATTTAGATTAAAAGTAGTACTGACATCGATAATAGTAATATCGGCAAGTTTGGCATTAACAACCCTATCTTCAAATCTTACCATGGGTTTAATGCATGGAATAGTTAACAAAGAGAGACTTGGAATAAGCCTAATTAAAGAGTCCTTATTATATGGCTTATTACCTGGAACTATAATTGGTGTAATATTAAATAAATACTTAAAACCCTTTCATGATACGACTTATAAAATATTTAACAAAGAAGAGTTAGATACAAATGAGAGGGATAGAGCTATAAAAATTATTACACGGTTAAATAGTGTAATTATTATTATGAATATTTTTGTCTATCTAATATCCTTTATTGTAAACCTAATAACTAGTCCATTTGTTTTGAACAGTTTTATTGTTAGTCTGCTCTACACCCTTTCTACCGCAGCTATATTCTCAGTTATTGAGTATAACATTATTAATATGTCTATCTATAAGGCGAAGTCCCTACTAAAAATTTATACAATAGAATCTTCCCCTAGGAAGATGCCTATTCATAGAAAAAATGTAATACTTATAACCTCATTAACAGTTTTTATATCCCTAACTCTTATTGATGCTAGTAAAATGATATACACCTCAGAGATGATGTACGAAGAGTTACTGCACAAAGTAGTAAAAGGGGATTTAACTTTAAATGAGGCAAGAAGGAATTATATAGAGGAGACTGCCCAGTTTTTACAAGTAGATAAAAGTATTATAACATTCCCCTATGATTTCACCAAAGATACAAAACCTAGTGTAACCCCTATATATATAATATATTTCTTTCAGCTACTTATTGTTACAATTATATTTCAATATACATCATCCCTATTTCAGAGAAAACAGTTGCAAAATCTAAATAGTAAGATGAAGGAAATTTCTATGGGTAATGGGGATTTAACAAAACAGGTCGAGATTCTAGATTATGATGAAGTAGGTGAACTAACTGATACAATTAATAACTTTCTAGGGGGCCTAAGAAGTCTACTGAAAGAGGTTAAAAACCTAGGGAGTAATGTAAAACAATCTGCAAATGTAATAAAAAATGTTCTAATCACAACTGAGGATTCTACCTATAACATTGTAGCTGCAAATGAACAGACTTCAAAAAGTACTAAGGATCAAATTGAGATCGCTAATGAGACTACAAACAACCTAAAAGAGATGTTAGAGTCGGTGGAACAGATTGCACAAAATATTGAAACCCAGGCATCATTTGTTGAACAAACTTCAAGCTCAATAAATGAGATGGCAGCAAATATTGAGTCTGTAAACCAAACAACAAGATCAGCTAATGACCTTAGTAACAACCTAGTAACTGTAGCAAATAAGGGTGGCGAGGCTGTAAACCAATCAATAGTAGCTGTTAAGCGGGTTGAGGAGTTTTCTGATGAGATTATACAGATGGTTTCAGTTATTACTAATATCGCAGATAAAACTAACCTTCTTGCAATGAATGCAGCTATTGAGGCAGCTCACGCAGGGGAGTCCGGTAAAGGTTTTGCAGTTGTAGCCCAGGAAGTAAGAAAGTTAGCTGAAGATTCATCTGGTAGTGCAAAACAGATATCTGACCACATAAAAAAAATGATCTCCCTAGTTAATAACGGGGTTGAATTATCTGAAGGAGCTGGTAAGGCATTAAATATTGTAGGTGTTGATGTAAAACATACAAGCCAGTTAATAGATGAAGTATCCTTAGCTATGAGTGAGCAGTCTGCAGGAACAAATGAAGTTTTAGGGGCGATAACATCCTTAATGGATTCAACCCAATCGATACGAGAGATAACTAAGTTACAACAGTCTAAAAACGTAATTATGAATAGCTCTATAGAGGGGTTACAAAATAGTTTTAAGCAGATTGAACAGGCATCTCTAGAACAGAGTAATGGTACAAAAAATATTCAAAATAGTGTTAAAGAGTTAAAAAGAGTAATATTACAAAATGAAGAAGCAACTAATGACCTAGAAAAATTATTAGAAGGATTCATATTATGA
- a CDS encoding MMPL family transporter, producing the protein MKWILKHSKIVISVILLITAFLGYQIKDLVIDNDVNNFFPKDNPVYVRTKAIDDIYGSQVVMDIAITSKQKTILTKETIEVIKNITRDIENLKYVDDVTSLTNSDFPEGSDLGMTVESLVTDDFTGSTKELLTLKHKLLDWPDMYRRVLYSDDFKSTQIITSIDHKIESDSLGILYNQILDICEKYKDDNLEFAVAGNPVVNEVAKTYMYTDLAILIPFVVLVILFSLFISFKKIEGTILPLITVVISTIWTVGLISMLHYDFTVVTTCLPVLLIAVGSAFGIHIINHYYHELEKKAGTISKEEHFEVIIDGLKTVIKPVILASVTTVLGFLSILSSPVGPLKTFGLFSAIGVTIALGLSLVFIPAMLATKKSPKGLVLVDSDEIETGFLISLYNYFSKKTPRIIFITLILLCVSFYGIKRLNIESSLIKYFPEDSFIRLDNELIADKFAGTNAFAIEIKGSEPGDLTDPIIIKKMDELSEYITNNNPEVGKVLSFSDFIKRINKVMNYPIIDESNITDEYVDDSSTDYTEEDSLGDFFTEDTSTEDDSFSDFFTEETSSEDDSFGDFFAQDEETVDSELTGDSNNYTEQYVKEITYSDFLDLLHDIHQNSSTFNLSGDELIEEINKIYNYNGAAYNEVPTDPKKYGAVDTEELKNLISQYLLLYSGSLDLFADDALAPSAARMVVYIKNNETNTTKKIIKDVENFAAINFPENITVECSGVAALELALTDMITGSQIVSLLIALLLVYIIISLSFKSPIAGLFGIVPLSVAIVINFGIMGIFGINLDMITALVASIAIGVGVDYTIHFLNTYHKQRLLSDDLKVVSKNTIVTSGKAIIINAVSVALGFMVLVFSNFIVLRYIGVLVAIIMITSSLAALTILPILLKIFKPKFILK; encoded by the coding sequence TTGAAGTGGATATTAAAACATTCAAAAATTGTAATTAGCGTAATTTTACTAATTACAGCTTTTTTAGGGTATCAAATAAAAGATCTAGTAATAGATAATGACGTAAATAATTTTTTCCCTAAAGATAACCCAGTATATGTTAGAACAAAGGCGATAGATGACATATATGGAAGCCAGGTAGTTATGGATATTGCTATTACATCAAAGCAAAAAACCATATTAACAAAGGAAACAATTGAGGTTATTAAAAACATAACTAGAGATATTGAGAATCTAAAGTATGTTGATGATGTAACAAGCCTAACTAACAGTGATTTCCCAGAGGGATCAGACCTTGGAATGACTGTAGAGTCCCTAGTAACAGATGACTTTACAGGTTCTACTAAGGAGTTATTAACTTTAAAACATAAGTTGTTAGACTGGCCTGATATGTATAGAAGGGTTTTATACTCTGACGATTTTAAGTCTACCCAGATTATTACATCTATAGACCATAAAATTGAGTCTGATTCCCTAGGGATACTTTATAATCAAATCCTTGATATATGTGAAAAATATAAAGATGATAACCTTGAGTTTGCAGTAGCTGGTAATCCTGTTGTAAATGAGGTTGCTAAGACCTATATGTATACGGATTTAGCAATACTAATCCCATTTGTTGTATTAGTGATTCTCTTTTCACTTTTTATATCCTTTAAAAAGATAGAAGGAACTATCCTTCCCCTAATTACTGTTGTTATTAGTACCATTTGGACTGTTGGGTTAATTTCCATGTTACATTATGACTTTACAGTTGTAACAACCTGCTTACCTGTTTTATTAATTGCAGTCGGTAGTGCATTTGGAATACATATTATTAACCACTACTACCACGAATTAGAGAAAAAAGCTGGAACTATTTCTAAGGAAGAGCACTTTGAAGTAATTATTGACGGTTTAAAAACTGTAATTAAACCAGTTATTTTAGCATCAGTTACTACAGTGTTAGGTTTCTTATCAATATTATCTAGTCCTGTTGGCCCACTAAAAACCTTTGGTTTATTCTCGGCTATAGGTGTAACAATAGCCCTAGGTCTATCCCTTGTTTTTATTCCAGCTATGTTAGCTACAAAAAAGAGTCCAAAGGGTCTAGTTTTAGTAGATAGCGATGAAATTGAAACAGGTTTTTTAATTAGCCTATATAACTACTTTAGTAAAAAGACTCCCCGGATAATTTTTATTACACTAATTCTATTATGTGTCTCTTTTTATGGTATTAAAAGATTAAATATAGAGAGCTCCCTAATTAAATACTTTCCAGAGGACTCTTTTATTAGATTAGACAATGAGTTAATTGCTGATAAGTTTGCAGGAACTAACGCCTTTGCCATAGAGATAAAGGGTAGTGAGCCTGGGGATTTAACAGATCCAATAATAATTAAAAAGATGGATGAACTCTCGGAGTATATTACAAACAATAATCCAGAAGTTGGTAAGGTATTATCCTTTAGTGATTTTATTAAAAGAATTAATAAGGTGATGAACTATCCAATAATTGATGAGTCTAATATAACAGATGAGTATGTTGATGATAGTTCTACAGATTATACAGAAGAGGACTCCTTGGGCGACTTTTTTACAGAGGATACATCCACTGAAGATGACTCCTTTAGTGACTTTTTTACAGAGGAAACTTCTAGTGAGGATGACTCCTTTGGTGACTTTTTTGCCCAGGATGAAGAAACTGTTGATAGTGAGTTAACAGGGGATTCTAATAACTATACAGAGCAGTATGTAAAAGAGATAACATATAGTGATTTCTTAGATCTTCTACACGATATTCACCAAAATAGTAGCACATTTAACTTAAGTGGTGATGAACTTATTGAAGAGATAAATAAAATATACAACTATAACGGTGCTGCTTATAATGAGGTACCAACAGACCCTAAAAAATATGGTGCAGTGGATACAGAAGAGTTAAAAAATCTTATTTCCCAATACCTACTACTATATTCAGGATCCTTAGACCTATTTGCAGACGATGCATTAGCTCCCTCTGCAGCAAGAATGGTTGTATATATTAAAAATAACGAAACAAATACAACTAAGAAGATTATTAAGGATGTTGAGAACTTTGCAGCAATTAACTTCCCAGAAAATATCACTGTTGAGTGTTCAGGGGTAGCTGCATTAGAACTTGCATTAACAGATATGATTACAGGTTCCCAGATAGTAAGTTTATTAATCGCTCTACTACTGGTTTACATAATTATATCCCTATCATTTAAATCACCAATTGCTGGTCTATTTGGTATTGTACCACTATCAGTAGCAATAGTAATCAACTTTGGAATTATGGGTATATTTGGTATCAACCTTGATATGATAACAGCCCTTGTAGCTTCAATCGCCATTGGTGTTGGAGTTGATTATACTATCCACTTTTTAAATACATATCACAAACAGAGACTACTAAGCGATGACTTAAAAGTAGTTTCTAAAAATACAATTGTTACATCTGGAAAGGCAATTATTATAAATGCCGTTTCAGTAGCCCTTGGTTTTATGGTTTTAGTTTTTAGTAACTTTATTGTTCTAAGATATATAGGTGTATTAGTTGCAATAATTATGATTACATCATCTCTTGCAGCACTAACAATCTTACCAATTTTATTAAAAATCTTTAAACCAAAATTTATATTGAAGTAA
- the modA gene encoding molybdate ABC transporter substrate-binding protein, with translation MKKILLFLCYLIIVVPAQFGDERKELTIYNAASTTDLIEELAETFKKSSGIKVNTNPGASGTLARQLNSGGVADVYISASSRWIEYVNNLKLLLDFKPFLSNRLVLIAPIDSEIRSFDMDKNSSLPSLFSGRLSLGDPTFVPAGAYGKAALEYFNWFKVLKDRIQPTLDVRGALSVIEFSEAELGIVYLSDAKKSNRVKIVSQFPVESHPSIEYYCGLTKFSSKEGKLFYDYLVNSNEAKEIFTKYGFIPKK, from the coding sequence ATGAAAAAAATACTACTTTTTCTTTGTTATTTAATTATTGTAGTTCCTGCTCAATTTGGGGATGAGAGAAAAGAGCTAACAATATATAACGCCGCTAGTACCACTGATTTAATTGAAGAGCTTGCAGAAACTTTTAAAAAAAGTAGTGGTATTAAAGTAAATACAAACCCAGGAGCAAGTGGAACCCTTGCAAGACAGTTAAACAGTGGAGGTGTAGCAGACGTCTATATTTCAGCTTCTAGTAGATGGATAGAGTATGTTAATAACCTTAAATTGTTATTAGATTTTAAACCATTTCTTAGTAATAGATTAGTTTTAATAGCACCTATAGATTCGGAAATTAGGAGTTTTGATATGGATAAAAATAGTTCACTACCTAGTTTATTTAGTGGAAGGTTATCCCTAGGAGACCCTACCTTTGTTCCTGCAGGAGCCTACGGAAAAGCTGCCTTAGAGTATTTTAATTGGTTTAAAGTATTAAAGGATCGTATACAACCAACATTAGATGTCCGAGGAGCCCTATCTGTTATCGAGTTTTCTGAGGCTGAGTTAGGCATTGTCTATTTATCAGATGCAAAAAAGTCAAATAGGGTAAAAATTGTTTCCCAATTCCCTGTAGAGTCTCACCCAAGTATAGAGTACTACTGTGGATTAACAAAGTTTAGTTCAAAAGAGGGTAAGCTTTTTTATGACTACCTTGTAAATAGTAATGAGGCTAAAGAGATATTCACTAAGTATGGTTTTATACCTAAAAAATAG
- a CDS encoding ATP-binding cassette domain-containing protein, whose amino-acid sequence MGLEFDIQLERREFKLDLSAEFHNKTYGIYGHSGAGKTSLFSLLNGLLRPSTGFIKLDGETLVNVKQKIFIPPNKRRIGVVFQEKLLFPHLNVRENLEFGCRYIKDRSISLSEVTELLGLNNLLDVMPNRISGGEQQRVAIGRAILTSPKLLLLDEPFNAVDNNLRESILPYIKRVGDSLNIPMLIISHDLPDIQRITDDIYVIEKGKKVGFGSIFDIIKSNPIKKYDLYRR is encoded by the coding sequence ATGGGATTAGAGTTTGATATTCAACTGGAAAGAAGAGAGTTTAAACTAGACTTATCCGCTGAGTTTCACAATAAAACCTATGGGATTTATGGCCATTCTGGGGCTGGAAAAACTTCTTTATTCTCCCTATTAAATGGCTTATTAAGACCTTCAACAGGATTTATTAAATTAGATGGAGAGACTCTAGTTAATGTAAAACAGAAAATTTTCATTCCCCCTAATAAGAGGAGAATAGGAGTAGTTTTTCAAGAAAAACTTCTATTTCCCCATCTAAATGTTAGGGAAAATCTTGAGTTTGGTTGTAGATATATTAAAGATAGATCCATCTCTTTAAGCGAAGTTACAGAACTATTAGGATTAAATAATCTTTTAGATGTTATGCCTAATAGGATATCAGGAGGAGAACAACAGAGAGTTGCCATTGGAAGAGCTATTTTAACATCCCCAAAGTTACTACTATTAGATGAACCATTTAATGCTGTTGATAACAATCTTAGAGAGTCAATTTTACCATATATAAAAAGAGTTGGGGATAGTTTAAACATTCCAATGCTTATAATTAGTCATGATCTACCGGATATACAGAGAATTACAGATGACATTTATGTTATAGAAAAGGGCAAAAAAGTTGGCTTTGGCTCAATATTTGACATAATTAAGAGCAATCCAATTAAAAAATATGACCTATATAGAAGATAG
- a CDS encoding cupin domain-containing protein, protein MNIDRENIIKKLSLTAHPEGGYYSQTYRSPITLNGRDFGLERSEYRALSSSIYFMLNDMEVSHFHRLKSDEVWYFHGGEPLTIVMIDNSGKLSEITLGLDVNKNEYPQVIVPAGTIFGSYIKSGKGVSLVGCMVSFGFDFMDFELFKSKELIKLYPEHSTIIEKLT, encoded by the coding sequence ATGAACATAGACAGAGAGAACATTATAAAAAAACTATCCCTAACGGCACATCCTGAGGGAGGTTATTATTCACAAACATACAGATCCCCTATCACTTTAAATGGTAGAGATTTTGGTCTTGAGAGAAGTGAATATAGGGCTTTATCCAGTAGTATATATTTTATGCTAAACGATATGGAGGTTTCCCACTTCCATAGGCTAAAATCCGATGAAGTGTGGTATTTCCACGGAGGTGAACCATTAACTATTGTTATGATAGATAATAGTGGTAAGTTAAGTGAGATAACCCTTGGATTAGATGTAAATAAAAATGAGTATCCCCAGGTAATAGTACCTGCAGGAACAATATTTGGATCTTATATTAAATCAGGAAAGGGAGTATCCCTAGTTGGCTGTATGGTAAGCTTTGGTTTTGATTTTATGGACTTTGAACTATTTAAAAGCAAAGAGCTTATAAAGCTATATCCAGAACATAGCACTATAATTGAAAAGTTGACATAA
- a CDS encoding FKBP-type peptidyl-prolyl cis-trans isomerase: MVITKNSMVTVDYTLKDDKGIVIDSSKESGPFSYIQGMEETLPGMEEILEGQKEGFTFDGVIPCDKAYGKRDKEFFMPVPKGDFENADALEVGMSISIINNYDEAQEMEIIAIDNENITIDANSPYADMDIQFSCKVLEVREATKEEIEESLEELHHHDEDCDCGNH, encoded by the coding sequence ATGGTAATAACAAAAAATAGTATGGTTACAGTAGATTATACTCTTAAAGATGATAAGGGTATTGTTATAGATAGTTCAAAAGAGAGTGGTCCATTCTCTTATATTCAAGGAATGGAGGAGACTCTACCTGGAATGGAAGAGATATTGGAAGGACAAAAAGAGGGTTTTACATTTGATGGAGTTATCCCATGTGATAAAGCCTATGGAAAAAGAGATAAAGAGTTTTTTATGCCTGTTCCAAAAGGTGATTTTGAAAATGCTGATGCTTTAGAAGTAGGTATGTCTATCTCAATAATTAATAATTACGATGAAGCTCAAGAGATGGAAATTATTGCTATTGATAATGAAAATATTACTATTGATGCAAATAGCCCATATGCAGATATGGATATTCAGTTCTCTTGCAAGGTTCTAGAGGTGCGTGAAGCTACAAAAGAGGAGATCGAAGAGTCTTTAGAAGAGTTACACCACCACGATGAGGATTGTGACTGCGGTAACCATTAA
- the modB gene encoding molybdate ABC transporter permease subunit has product MDYNELITTILLSVKMATLATIINLPIALFISLIITKGDFHGKSLLDGVINLPLVMPPVTIGYLLLIILGKNGLVGSIIFKWFNIRVAFTPAAVVITSMVVSFPLIYKSIKISLEMLDKKLEGVAKTLGASRYSILLRVTLPQIIPGIINGVVLGFARCLGEFGATMTFAGNISGVTRTIPLAVYSKLQIPGEEGYAALLVTISILISFLALVISNIFEKKIKKRGN; this is encoded by the coding sequence ATGGATTATAATGAGCTTATAACAACTATACTATTATCGGTAAAAATGGCAACTTTAGCTACTATTATAAACCTTCCAATAGCTCTATTTATATCCCTAATTATTACAAAGGGGGATTTCCACGGAAAAAGCTTACTAGATGGAGTAATAAACCTACCCCTTGTTATGCCCCCTGTTACAATAGGTTATTTACTACTAATAATCCTAGGGAAAAATGGCTTAGTAGGGTCTATTATATTTAAATGGTTTAATATTAGAGTAGCATTTACACCTGCAGCTGTTGTAATAACATCCATGGTTGTTTCCTTCCCACTTATATATAAAAGCATAAAAATTTCCTTAGAAATGTTGGATAAAAAATTAGAAGGTGTTGCAAAAACCCTAGGAGCAAGTAGATATAGTATACTTTTAAGAGTTACTCTTCCACAAATTATTCCTGGTATAATAAATGGTGTTGTTTTAGGTTTTGCAAGATGCCTTGGAGAGTTTGGTGCAACAATGACTTTTGCAGGAAACATTAGTGGAGTAACAAGAACAATTCCATTGGCAGTCTACTCGAAACTTCAAATTCCTGGGGAGGAGGGTTATGCCGCCCTACTTGTGACAATATCCATTTTAATCTCATTTTTAGCGCTGGTGATATCTAATATTTTTGAGAAAAAAATAAAAAAGAGAGGGAATTAA